AGCTTGTGTTACAGAGAAGCTGAAAGACACCACATGGACCCAAAACCCAGTCAGTTATGGGTCCATGTGGTTGAACCATCATGTAAATGTTGCACCAGTTTTGTACAGATTaatgactgaacaaaaatataaagccAATCTTTGTTCTTAGGAGACATGTAGGAGTTAAAGTCCTTAAGTTGTATATACATTATGTATATTTATACACTTAATAATTTTTTACTTTTCAGTAAAAGGGGCTCcacaaaatatgacaatatgCCATACTTAATGAAGTAAGTCACAGACTTATTTTAGAACGGAGGAACACTTCCACTCCCAtctgaaagacaaaaaagggaaaagagagaaagaggacgtTAGTTGTGTATTTTCAAAAATGGTTTTTCATCTCATTTaacaagatttaaaaaaaaaaaaaaaaaaaaaaaaaggagagaaaagacagaTTCTTACCTTTGTGGAAGCACTGTGGCGATGGATGACATTGGAGTTGATACAACTCAGGTTGTTGCCCTAAGCCAGGGGCGATCGAGGCACCTGCCCCAAACATGGGTTCCAGGACGGCCAGTTCCTCCAGGAGGGACTGATTGCAAGACACAGGCGTGGGCGAGACGATGGGCGTGGAGGTGGCGGGGCTGGGGGAGGCAGTGAGGATGAGGGGAGGGGAAGCTGGGATGGAGGAGCAAGAGGACACAGGAGATGACACCACCTCGATCTCCATTGCTTCCTCCGCTAGCCCCTCCCCTTCCACCTTCGCCCCGGCCTCAGCAGCCACAGTCGCCCCGCACCCAGCCATGGAGTTACATTGCGCCGATTGGACGCTACAGAAGTGGCCCACTCCCTCAAACTGGGAGGGTTGGCGCCAGCACACTGGGGTTTGAGGAGAAATCGGGCTGGAGGGGTTGGGCattggggaggtggagggggaggggtTGGAGAGGCCGGGGGACTGAGGAGGAACAAAGTTGTCTTGGAGGAGGGTTTCTAGGATGCTCTCTTCAAACAGAGAGTCATCGTCGTCGAGGAACATGGGAATGTCCAGACCTCTCCATGCTTTGATGGGATAAAACTCCCTAAGCATGTGGATTGAATCAACATCAGCAGGTTCTATGTCGGGAGACAggaagggggagggaggggaggaggagggtgacATGGAGGGAGGAGAAAGTTTGGACAAGAGTGGATCCAGGTAGAATCCCTCTGCCAGTGAGCTGATGTGCTGAGCTAAGAGGGAGATTTCtgccctctccttctccctctctctctccagggagaagaaggagaggcaCGGCTGTTTACCGGGTGATGCCTCGGGGGTGAGGAGGCCCTCAGGGGGACACTGGAGGGGCCCCAGTGGTACATCTACATAAAGTGGACCCCGAACCTCGGGCAGAGTCATCACTGTGCAGTCACCGTCTCCGGGGCTGTCGGGTGTGGGGGGCAGTTTCTCATAAAGGGCTCCACTGCAGGGCTCAATAGAGAAGAGAAAGTCAGTGGAGGGAGTAGGCAGCGTAAGGGGGATCTTGGTGGACAGGGTGGTGGGGGGAGCAGGGCTTGAGGCGGTGGTTGGTGGGGCTGAGGAGGAAGTTGAAGGGGCCAGTGAGGTGGTGGCGGTGGCAGTTGTAGCAGAGGGCGGGGGAGTAGTTGTGCCAGTGGGGTCGAAGCTGAAGAGGGGTTCGCCAAATGGGAAGCTAGACCCAGCAACGTGGGGAGTGTAGGgtggtgtgcacacaaactCTTTGGTCTGCTGAGCTTGTGCAGCAGGAACTGGGGGGAGAGGCAGGGGAAGAGCCGGCAGCGGAGGGTCAAGCTGGAAGGAAGGTGGCAGGAGAATGTTCTGGGTTAAAAAGTCTAAGTCTGCTACTGTTTCAACAGTGACTGGAGTCGGGGAGGAGGCAGCTGAGGGGCTTTCTCTGGGAGGCTGCTGAAAGAAGCTTTCCTCCTCCAGAGAGGAGATACTGGAGCGAGGGTCACCCTCCAGCTGCATGGCCTCAGCAGCAGAGCTCCCTGGTTCATCGGAGGAGCCCACGCTGCAGCCAGCGGTGCTGAAGTCAAAGGACTGGGCTGACAGGCCGCTGCTGCCTGGGGTGAAGACCTGGTCTGGACTGGACAGGGTTTCTGGAGACTGGAGGCTCATACCCTCCTGCTGAGAGGTGCCACCACTCAGAACCAGGGTCAGCTGGGTCTGCTCTGAGCTGAGCTGCTGACGCACTGACCAGGCCTCAGAATCACtgagagagggaagaggaaccagaggagaaacaggaagtaaagaTTCTGTTTCTGCCTGTATTTATCAGTCATGAAATTGAGGAGGGGTGTGTAGTTTAAAAAAGGGCAGTACATACCTGATGATGTAGTTGTTGCTGCTGATGGGGATTTCTCCGGGCTGCAGCTGAAGCACCATGTAGAGCCAAACCCACGACTGGTCCTGAGCTTGTACACGCACCACCATTTCAGCTCTgccttctcctccctctctcactgTTAAACAACAGTCACAGCACAAGTTGGCATCGGTTTGTAATCCTATTAATCatcatagtgtttttttttctttttctactgCGTGGATGTGCCAGTGGGCACgatgtgtgtgtaactgtgtgggCATGGACGGTTGTAACTGGTCGGTATGTGTGAAGAGTACACTTACATAGGCTGCGGTGCTGAGCGGAGGCATGTGACAGATCCTGTGGGTGGAGGAGGCTGTACCAGGAGCGAGAGCGTAAAGCTGTCACATCAAAGCCGAGATAGGCGCGCACACTGTGGGAGAGAGTGGGCGGTGATGTGTTAGGaggatcattttttttttttataccactTTAGTTATCTCATAAACAGATCGATATACAAGTAAACATTAAAGCAACAGGTGAGGGTGaggttttgtttgtgtaaactCACTTGTCGTGGGCCGCCTCCAGCCTCATGTCCCGGCCATGCTGGGAGTGGAAGCACGCCAGGAACAAGTTGGTCTCGGCGAGGGCAGGGGTGGAGGTGGACTCCCTCTCTGCCCCGGGGCCGGAGCGGGTCGGGTGGGGCTCCAGAGGGGAGCAGAAACACACCCAGACTGGGTTGGATGTCCAGTAGGACCCGGCGGCAGGAGATgtggaggggggagagaggcaGCGAGCTCGGATCAGAACCAGCTTGTTCCCAGCACTCTGCCTCCGCACGGACTTAGAGGTGTTGAAACGACAGCGGAAGAGACGGTCTGTGAAGGATGAGAGAAGATTTGTTAGGAATCAATCAGTCCGCATCAGGTGGagggatggaaaaaaaaaggtgtaatTTGAATGTTTGCCTTACCCATCTCAAGTGACGTGGAGGTTGACAGGTTGCTCCGCATGATTAAGTGGTCTGAGGCGTCGATGATATCATACACACTGTCCCCCTGTGCCACGAGATCCACctggaaaattgcaataataataataatgatattaataaaaaataacacatttatgaAGCCCAAAGTGGAGCTTGAATATTTCTCTACTCACCATGGAGTGTCCAAGGTGCTCGGAGACGCTGTCTGACAGGTACAGGAGCTTCCCTTCCCCAgtcagcagcatcagaaaccccGGCAGTGCCTGCATCAACTCCGACAGTTCGTGGAAAGACAGTAACCTGGCGCTCTCCTCGAGACTAGCAGCAGCTCCCGCCTCTATAAAGACAAACATGTGTGGAAAGAGACAGAACAGCAATGTGTTATTAAACCTGAACACAACGTATGGGATCACCGCAGTAAGAGAAGCAGTGGCCGCAgtgtttcagcaccatggacagcggTGCGGCTGTATTCATGGTGCTGAAGCAtctcagcaccacggacagcgacAAATTGCctttaaaatgcctttattgGCTTCTGTAATGATTATTGGCGATCGATTAATGACCCACATGGCCACAGTTTGTCCAAAAATGAGATGTATCTCAAGTTAAACGCCTGCAGTGCCACTAAAACACTTGTTGATTCCACCACTGTGAGAGATTGCAGTCAGTATGCAGCACAAGCGATTCATCAACAGGTCGTTTAGTTATTCAGAGTGGTTTCATGCTTACCTTGAGTGAAGAAGACGGATTTCCTGGTGTACATGCAGGCAAGTGACATGATGTGCAGGTATGAGAGCCGCGCTTTATCTGCATCGGAGATGGGCAACAAGTCCTTCAGGTTCCGGATCTCGGCGTTGATCTGGTCCCGTCGAGCCTTGGATGCTCCTTTGGTTGAGCGGTACATTGTGGCCGGTTGTTGTAGCTACTGTAGCTGTGAACTATCGAAATTCCTCCAGATGTGAGTTGGAGAGTTGAGAGCGGAGTGTTGTTCAAACGCCGTGGCTCGGCTGTAGTCGGGCTGCCCCTGTCTCCGAGATGTGTTAAGAGACAGGTTGTAAAAGTGGAAAAAGAAAAGCTCTGAGGTGTGTTATTGGACTCTCATCTCTGTTGGTTTCCAGAGAAAGGTTTAAAAACcttctcctgtcctctctgcgTCCGTGTTAGCTCCGCCACAGCGTCCAGCTCGGATGCTGGCCGGCTGCTGGATGTCTGTCCCCCCGCTCGGAGTGCAGGTGAATCGGCGGCTGTGGGAGCCGTCTCTCGCTCTGAAGTCCGGGAACCGTAAATCTGGTTGAGGGACTCTGCTCGCCGGTCACTTATATAGCCTGGGACTCCGCCGGAGTAGGGGGGCTCCCAACGCACTGACACCGACGtaaaagggagggaggggggtggaGGAGAAGGTGGGGGCCGAGGGGGATGGATATGTCTCATATCAGTGTTAGCAATGGTGAAactctcccccctccctctcccgtGCCCTCTCCTTTCGGTGACTCTTCCTCGACGTCAGCTCTTCCCTCTACTCGGTGATGACGTCGGGCTGAAATCGGGAGCTCCGGCGACGCAAAAAGCCCGATTTGGACAAAACCGAGTAAGGGGCGGAGCAAGCGTAAAACGTAAACGGAGTCACCGGACTCCGGTGtattggaggaggaggagggggcgcAGGGGGGATGGGAAGACTGGGTTGCATACGAACGAGGTCTCTGTGTTTATATGTCTGGCACCTGAGGTAGGCTACCCGGCCGTCACTGCCCGTTTGCCCCGGACCTGTCAGTACACACGGCGGGTGCTCGTTAGGTGCGATTCAGGCGTTTCATTTCGAGCACATTTACTGACAACATTTGAAATATGTGAGagtgatggtgcagagatgAAGACAACATGCTCGGTCACCGAGCTGCTGTTGCAGGAGGCGGACATGGATGCTGCGGCTGTTTCACATCGCTCCATCTCTCTGTCGCCTTTTATGAATGGAAATCAGCCGAAAACAGAAATGGATGCATAAATATACACAGAATTTGCCTCCATTTTTTAGCCTGTTAGACATGAATCCTGCGCATGATCCATGCCTTTACTGCAATTTCATATTCTCTTGTTGTTAAGAGGCTGTGGCATGCTATGAATATTTTTTACtcaatattaatataataaaatggCTATAGGACATACACTTAGTGCTGTGTGATCCACGCCAG
This region of Epinephelus fuscoguttatus linkage group LG9, E.fuscoguttatus.final_Chr_v1 genomic DNA includes:
- the npas4a gene encoding neuronal PAS domain-containing protein 4A, with product MYRSTKGASKARRDQINAEIRNLKDLLPISDADKARLSYLHIMSLACMYTRKSVFFTQEAGAAASLEESARLLSFHELSELMQALPGFLMLLTGEGKLLYLSDSVSEHLGHSMVDLVAQGDSVYDIIDASDHLIMRSNLSTSTSLEMDRLFRCRFNTSKSVRRQSAGNKLVLIRARCLSPPSTSPAAGSYWTSNPVWVCFCSPLEPHPTRSGPGAERESTSTPALAETNLFLACFHSQHGRDMRLEAAHDNVRAYLGFDVTALRSRSWYSLLHPQDLSHASAQHRSLLREGGEGRAEMVVRVQAQDQSWVWLYMVLQLQPGEIPISSNNYIISDSEAWSVRQQLSSEQTQLTLVLSGGTSQQEGMSLQSPETLSSPDQVFTPGSSGLSAQSFDFSTAGCSVGSSDEPGSSAAEAMQLEGDPRSSISSLEEESFFQQPPRESPSAASSPTPVTVETVADLDFLTQNILLPPSFQLDPPLPALPLPLPPVPAAQAQQTKEFVCTPPYTPHVAGSSFPFGEPLFSFDPTGTTTPPPSATTATATTSLAPSTSSSAPPTTASSPAPPTTLSTKIPLTLPTPSTDFLFSIEPCSGALYEKLPPTPDSPGDGDCTVMTLPEVRGPLYVDVPLGPLQCPPEGLLTPEASPGKQPCLSFFSLEREREKERAEISLLAQHISSLAEGFYLDPLLSKLSPPSMSPSSSPPSPFLSPDIEPADVDSIHMLREFYPIKAWRGLDIPMFLDDDDSLFEESILETLLQDNFVPPQSPGLSNPSPSTSPMPNPSSPISPQTPVCWRQPSQFEGVGHFCSVQSAQCNSMAGCGATVAAEAGAKVEGEGLAEEAMEIEVVSSPVSSCSSIPASPPLILTASPSPATSTPIVSPTPVSCNQSLLEELAVLEPMFGAGASIAPGLGQQPELYQLQCHPSPQCFHKDGSGSVPPF